The nucleotide sequence GCGGTCCTCGAGGAGGCCCGCGATTCCGAACTGATGGATGCCGACGCCCTGATCATGTTCCAGGGTGTGCTGGAGACCGCGGAGACACAGGTTCGGGACATCATGGTGCCGCGTGCACAGATGGTGGTGGTCGAATCGGATGGCAGCCTCGACGAGATTCTGCGGATGGTGGTGGAGTCAGGGCACTCGCGGTTTCCGGTGATCGGCGACTCGCGCGATGAAATCATCGGCATCCTGCTGGCCAAGGACCTGCTGAAGATCACCTCGACCGTGGCGGGCTTCGAGCCGGGGACCTTCGACCTCCGCTCGCAACTGCGCCCCGCGGTGTTCGTGCCGGAGTCCAAGCGGGTCAACATCCTGCTCAAGGATTTCAAGCGTGGGCGCAACCACATGGCGGTGGTGGTGGACGAGTACGGCGGCGTCAGCGGCCTGGTCACCATCGAGGACGTGCTCGAGCAGATCGTCGGCGAGATCGACGACGAGTACGACGAGGCCGAGTCCGCCACCATCCTGCGGCAGGATGAACGCCGCTACCTGGTGAACGGGCTGACTCCGATCGAAACCTTCAACGAGTACTTCACCACCGACTTTCCCGATGATGAATTCGACACCATCGGCGGTCTGGTGGTGCATCACTTCGGTCACATGCCGAGGCGCGGCGAAAGCGTGCGCATCGGCCGGTTCAACTTCAACGTGCAGCGCTCCGACAGCCGGCGGCTGCATTTGCTGCAGGTCACCCTGTCACTGGTGTAGGGCGATGATCCGGCCGTTGGTTCTCGCCCTGCTGGCCACGCTGCTGTGGACGGGAACGACGGCCGCGGCGCCAACCGTCAGCTTGCTGACCTTCCAGCCTGGCGAGATCTACTGGCAGCGCTACGGTCACAACGCCTTGCTGGTGCGCGATCCGCTGCGGTCCACGGCGCTGGTCTACAACTACGGACTGTTCGACTTCGCCCAGAAAAATTTTCTGCTCAACTTTGCCCGCGGGCGCATGCAATACCGGGTGGCACCGGAGCCGCTGTCGTACACCTTGGACGCCTATCGAGCCGAAGGCCGATGGGTGTACGAACAACAGTTGGCACTGCAGCCGGATCAGGCCACGGCGCTGGCCGACTTTCTGGCCTGGAATGTGCAGCCGGTGCATGCCGATTATCGCTACGACTACTTCGCGGCCAACTGCAGCACCAAGGTGCGCGATGCCCTCGACAGTGCGCTGGGCGGGGGCCTGCGCGCAGCCCTCGAAGGGGCGCCGAGTGGCACCAGCTACCGAGCTGAAGCCAATCGCATGATGGCGCCCGATCCCCTGATGATGCTGGGGACCGACCTGCTGATGGGCCCCGCGACCGATCGGCCGATCGACCGTTGGCAGCAGAGCTTTCTGCCCGAGGTGCTGATGACGGCGGTGCGTGAGCTGCAGGTGGACGACGGCATCGGCGGCACACGGCCATTGGTGGCACGCGGCGATCTGCTGGTGGCGGGCCGACTGCCGTCGGCTGATTCGCCGTCGACCGATCGGCGCGGCCCGCTGACGCTGCTGGGTCTGACGCTGGCCGCTGTCCTGTTGCTGACGGCCGCATGGCGACCGTGGTTGGCTGCCGCCATTGGGGGCGGCTTGGCGGTGATCGCCGGCGCGGTCGGAGTCATCCTGCTGCTGGCCTGGACGGTGACCGATCATTGGGCGATGGCGGCCAACCACAACCTGCTGCTGTTTTCGCCGTTGGCGCTGCTGATGGTGCCGGCCTGGTGTCGTCCGCGACACCCGGTGAGGCGACGGACGCTCGGCATTGCGGTACTGATCGCCTTGGGCGCGGTGCTGGCGTTGCCACTGGCGCTGTGGCCGGGGATGGCGCAACACAACCTGCAGTGGGTAGGCTTGTGGCTTCCCATCCATCTTGCGGGGCTGTGGGTACTCAGTCGCCGTAGCGAGCCGCGCTGACATGGCCAAGAACACGCCGTACTTCACACCTGCCACCCTGCGGTTTCTGAAGCAGCTGGCCGCCCACAACAACAAGGACTGGTTCAACGCCCACCGCGACGACTATGAAGCGGCCGTGCGTGAACCCTGTCTGCGGTTCATTACCGATCTGGCGGCGCCGTTGGCCACGCTCAGCCCGGAGATGGTGGCCAGCCCGAAGAAAGTCGGGGGCTCGCTGTTCCGGATTCACCGCGACACCCGGTTCAGCAGCGACAAGACCCCCTACAAGACCCACGCCGGCATGAGCTTCTTCCATGCCGCAACCAAGGCCACCGCGCGCGCTGACGCCGGCGGCAATGCGGCACCCGGGCGCCTGGATGCGCCGGTTTTCTACTTTCATCTGACGCCGGGCGACAGTTTTCTCGGCGGCGGCATCTGGCACCCACAGTCGGAAACCCTGCGGCGCATTCGCGCCTATCTGGTCAACAACCCGGCCAGCTGGCAGCAGGCGACCCGCAGTACCGGCTTCCGCCGCCACTTCACCCTGGGTGGCGACAGCCTGGTGCGGCCGCCGCAGGGCTTTGATCCTGAACATCCCTTGATCGAGGACCTCAAGCGCAAGGATTTTGTCGCCAGTGCCGCTGTCAGCGACGATGACCTGCTGCGGCCGGACCTGCCACGGTGGGTGATCACGCGCTACCGCGAGGTGTCGCCCATGCTCGACTGGCTCTGCGGCGCACTCGATCTGCCGTACTGACGCACGCCCTCAGCGGTCGTCACCGCCGCCTGCCATCAGCGCCATCTCGTACAACCGCTTGCGCGGCAGGCCGGTGAGCTCGGCCGCCACGCGTGCCGCCCGAGACGCCGGTAATTCCGCCAGCAGCACCTTCAACACCGCGGCGGCTTCCACTTCATCGCTGGCGGCAACCGGGGCCCCGCCGATGACCAGTACGAACTCGCCGCGCTGGCGGTTGGCGTCGGCCTGCAGCCAGCCGGCCAGGTCGCCAGCAGGGCAGGACACACTCTGTTCAAAGCGCTTGGTCAGCTCACGGGCGAGCATCACCGGGCGGTCCGGGCCGAGTACCGCGGCGAGATCAGCGGCGGTGTCGACGATGCGGTGGCTGGCTTCATAGGCCACCAGCGTGTGGGGCACGGCTCGCAGCGACGCCAGGGCCTGACGACGCGCGCCGCCTTTGGCGGGTAGGAAGCCGATGAACGTGAAACGGTCGGTCGGCAGGCCTGCAATCGACAGAGCCGCCACCAGCGCGCAGGGCCCGGGGACCGCCACCACCGGCAGGTCAGCGGCACGGGCGGCACGTACCAGGACGAAGCCGGGGTCGGAAATCAGTGGCGTACCGGCATCCGAAATCAGCGCCAGCGTCTCGCCGCCGGTCAGTCGCGCGATCAGCTGTTCGGTCTGCGCCCGTTCGTTGTGTTCGTGCAGGGCGCTGATCGGCTGCTGGATCCCGAGTTGCTGCAACAGCACGCCGGAGGTGCGGGTGTCCTCGGCGAGAATGCGGTCGACGCTGCCCAGCACCGCGGCCGCGCGGGGGCTGAGATCGCCGAGATGGCCGATGGGCGTGGCCACTACGTAAAGGTGACCGGGGCTGACCGCGGGGGCTTGATCTGACATCGGGCGATTGTCGCACCGTGTCATACTTTGCGGCCATGAATGTCGCTCACCGTTTCCTCCGCGTTTGGGTTCTGGGCGGGTTGCTGGCAGCCCTGCTGACGGGCTGTGCGACCGGTCCGGCGCCCCGTCAGGCGCCCTCCGCTCTGCCGTATCCCGGTGCCGCCCGCAGCGATCCGCTCGCGGGCGCAGAAGCCGCATTCGCGCGCGGCGACCTGGCAGTTGCCCGTGCGCACCTGGCGGCATTGGCCGACCACTCGGTGCCGGTGGCGCAAATGCAGCGGCTGCAGTTGTTGCGCGCACGTCTGGCGGCCGCCGAGGGGCGCGACGCCGACGTGCTCCGGCTGCTGCCGATGGCACCCGAGGGGGTGGAGATGGGCGCGGCCACCGAGGCCCTGCGGGCCGAGGCGCGGTCGCGGCTCGGCGACCCCGTCGGCGCGGTTCAGGCCTGGGTTGCACGTCTCGCGTTTCTGGATGATCCACGCGCGGTTGCCGACAACCGCATGCGGTTGTGGCAGGGGCTGTCGACGGCACCCATCGGCATTGATGATCGCCAGCGTGCGGCGGCTGCCGGATTTGTAGTGGAGGGTTGGATCGCGCTGGCCGAAGCCCTGCGTGCCGCTGATCGGGAGTCGGCCATGGCGGACTGGCGCAGCCAGTTCGGACCACATCCGGCAGCGACCTGGATGGCGCAGGGCGGTTTGCAGGCAACGCAGGCTGCCGGTGCGTCCGCATTCCTGCAATTTAACCCGCAGGGCGGCAGCCCCCGCTGGGCAGTGCTGCTGCCTCTGAGCGGACCGCTGGCCGCCAGTGGCGCGGCCATCCGCGACGGCCTGCTGTCCGCCTATCTGGGTCGCCGACTGCGGGTCCCAATCCGCTTCCATGACACCGGCGGCACCCCGGGAGGGGCGGCGCTGGCGTTCCAGGAGGCGCTGCGGGAAGGCGCGACCCTGGTGATTGGGCCACTGCGCAAGGAGAGTGTGTCAGCGCTGCTCGCCGGCGGGCGGTCACCCGTACCGTTGCTGGCGCTGAACCAGGTGGAATCAGGGCCCGGCGTGCCGGTGCCTGCCAATGTCGTTCAGTTTGCGCTGGCCCCGGAGGACGAGGCGCGGGCGGCGGCCCGCCATGCACGCCGACAGGGCCTGGGCAGCGCCGTGGTGCTGGTGCCCGAGGGCGACTGGGGTGATCGGGTCGAAGCGGCCTTCATCGATACCCTGGAAGCCGCAGGTGGCGCCGTGGTCGGCCGCGCTCGCTACACCCCCGGAACGGCCGATTTTTCGGCGCCGATCAAGCAGTTGCTGCGGGTAACGGATAGCGAGCGTCGCTACCAGGAGCTGGCAGCGGTGCTGGGGCAGCGGCCGGTATTCGATGTGCGTCGGCGAGGCGACGCCGATATGGTGTTCTTTGCCGGGCGGCCGGTCGATGGCCGCCAGATCTGGTCGCAGTTCCGCTTTCACCATGCGCAGGGTCTGGCGGCCTATTCGACCGCGCTGATTCATCAGCCAGGCGGCGGTGGCGACAGTGATCTGGTGGGCACCCGCTTCTGTGACCAGCCCTGGCTGCTTGACGATCTGCGTGATCCGCAGTTCGCCAGCGCTACCCGGGGCCTCAGCAGCCGGCAGGCGCAGCCGCGCCTGTTCGCGCTCGGCGCCGACGCCCTGACATTGGCGCAGCGGATCAGCGATGGCGCCTTCGATATGATGCCGATCGAGGGCCTCACCGGTGATCTCACCGTGAGCCACGACGGTCGGGTCGAGCGGGGCCTCGGGTGTGCACGCTTCACCCGCAGCGGCCTGGAGCGGCTGCCGCTGTCGTCGGACATGCCGGAATGGTCATCCGCGCCCCTGCCGCGCTGACGCCGGCACAACAGTCCGGTGCCGATGCCGAGCGGCAGGCCGCAGGGCTGCTGCAGGCGGACGGGTTGAAGCTGATCGCGCGCAACGTCCGCAACCGCTTCGGTGAGCTTGATCTGATTGCGCTGGAGCAGCAGACCCTGGTGGTGATCGAAGTGCGCGCGCGGACCAGTACCCGCTTCGGCGGGGCAGCGGTGACGGTTGATCACCGCAAGCAGGCCCGGATCATTCGCGCCACCCAGGCATGGCTGGCCACCCAGCCTGCCCACCGGTCACGGGCCATCCGTTTTGACGTGATGGCCATTGATGCCGGGCGTCCGCCGCAGTGGATTCGTGGCGCGTTTCTGGCCGAGGGCAGTTGATGCGCCTCGACCCCGCACTGCGGTCAGCGTTGGCCCGGGCGTTGCCGGCGGACCGCCGGTTGGAAGACCCAGCGGACTGTCTGCCCTACGGCTATGACAACTCACGCCGCTTTCACGCCCCGGACATGGTGGTCTTCCCGCTTGGTCACGATGAAGTGGTGGCTGTGGTGCAGGCCTGTCATGCGACCGGCACGCCACTGGTGGCGCGGGGTCGGGGCACCAACACCACGGGTGCCAGTGTGCCGGTGGCGGGCGGTGTGGTGATGTCGCTGGAGCGCATGAACCGGATTCTCGAATACCGGCCGGCCGACCGCCTGATGGTGGTGGAGGCCGGGTGCATCAACGCGGATGTGCAGCAGTGTGCGGCTGCCGATGGGCTGTTTTGGGCCCCCGACCCAACCAGCGCCGCGTACTCCACTGTTGGCGGTAACCTGGCCTGCGGGGCCGGTGGGCCGCGTGCGGTGAAGTACGGCACCGCGCGCGAGAGCGTGCTGGGCCTGCGTGCCGTCACCGGGGCCGGTACCGCCCTGGTGACCGGCGGCCGCACCACCAAGGGCGTGGTGGGGTACGACCTGACGCGCTTGCTGGTGGGCAGCGAGGGCACCCTGGCGGTGATCACCGAGGCGACCCTGAAGCTGCTGCCACGGCCGTCGCAACAACGCACTTTGCGTGCCTGTTATACCAACGCGGCGGCGGCGGTGGCGGCGGTGGTGCGCATCATGGGGCAGCCGGAGACGCCTGCCGCGCTCGAGTTCATGGATGGCACCGCGGTACGTCTGGCGCAGGCCTGGCAGGACACCGGCGTGCCGTCCGCGACCGGCGCGCTGCTGTTGATCGATGTCGATGGCAGCGACGATACGGTGGCGCTGGCGCAGCAGGCGGTGGCGCGCGCGGCCGACGGTGAAGGCCTGGTCGAACTGCGGGCAGCCGCCGATACCACCGAAGCGGCCGCACTCTGGGCCTGTCGCAAGGCGCTGTCGCCGTCTCTGCGGCAACTGGCGCCGAAGAAGGTCAACGAGGACGTGGCGGTGCCGGTCAGTCAGCTACCGACGCTGTTGTCGACACTGGAAGCGCTGTCGGCCGAACACGACCTGCAGATCGTCAATTTCGGCCACGCCGGCAATGGCAATATCCATGTCAATCTGCTGGCCGACCCGGAGGACCCGCGGCAGATGCAAGCGGTGAGTGCCTGCCTGGTGGCGGTGTTCCGCACGGTGCTGGCACTGGGGGGCACGCTCTCGGGTGAGCACGGTGTCGGCATCGACAAGCGCCCTTATGTCGGCTGGGAAATCGACCCGCTGACCTTGAATCTGATGCAGGACTTGCGGAGCCGCTTCGACCCTCGCGGCATTCTGAATCCGGACAAGACCCTGCCGCTAACCGCGCCGCCTACTTGACCACCCGCAAGTGATTGCGCGGCGGGCGTGGCTTGTCTTCGTCGTTCGGGGTGGCGGGCGGGGGCGTCTCGGGCGCCGGCGTCTCGCCATCGGGCGGTTCGATTTCGCCGAAGACCAGCCCCTCGCCATTCTCGCGGGCGAAGATGGCCAGGACGCTGCCCAGCGGTACCTGTACCTCGAATGCGCGGCCGCCGAAGCGCGCCGAGAACCACAGCATCTCCGGGAGAATCTCGAAGTGTTGCACCGCGGCGGGGCTGATATTGAGGGTTATCCGCCCGTCCTGTACGTACTGGGTGGGAACCACAACGCCGGGGTAGTCGACCGCGACCAGCACGTGCGGTGTGTATTGGTGCTCTGTGGCCCAGTCGTAGATGGCGCGGATCAGATAGGGGCGGCGGCTGCGGGCTTTCATATCAGGGTCGATTCTACTGCGGGGCGGGTTCGCAGGCGGCGGATGTAAGCCTGCAGGCGGTCGGCCGCCGGCGCAGGCAGGGCGTCGAGCCGGGTGCTGGGGTGGCACAACCAGACGGCCGCCGCGCAGTCGCCCAGATGGTAGTCCAGCCCCATGAGCCGGTTGCGGGGTCCGATCAGATCGGCGAGATCAAGCAGGTGCCCCAGGGTGTCCGGCCGCGAGGTCAGCAATTGCGGGAACACCGTGCCGAGCATCAGGTCGAGCAGCAGACGGACCCGTGCCCGGTGGGCGGGCTCGGGCGGCATCAGCGGCGGATGCGGAAAGCGCTCGTCGAGATAGGCGGCGATGATCCCGGCACTGACCACTGGCGTCTCGCGGTCGATCAATGCCGGCAGCCGCAGGCCGGGATTGACCGCCAGCAGATCCTCCGGCGGTCGGTGCAGGTTGACCGACTGAAAGCGTGCCTGAGGCAGGTTCTTCTCAGCCAGAATCAGCTGCAACCAGCGCGTCTCAGGCGTCCCCGGTAGCCCGTACAGCTGCATGCCGGCCCGCTGGGCGGGCTTGCGGGTTGCACTGAAACGGGTCTGGTTGGGCAGGCGCATCGGATGGTGGTCGGACTTATCGCCCCCCGAAAACAGCAACGCCGCTCATGGCCATGACGCGCATGAGCGGCGTTGTCGTCGTTCAGGGAAGACGGTTAATGGACGTCCTTCCAGAACTCCTTCTTCAGCAGATAGGCCAGCGCGGTGAACAGCAGCAGGAACAGCATCACCTTGCTGCCGAGGCCGACCCGACCGACCCGACCCGGCTCGGCCGCGTAGGCCATGAAGTTGACCGTGTCGGCGACAAAACCTTCGTAGTCTTCCGGCGACAGTGTGCCGGCCTGGGCCAGCGTCAGGCCGGTGTCGGGACCATGACCGCCACCGTGGCCTTCTTCACCATGGTGGGCAGCGTCATCGGCCTTCACCTGCCAGCCCTGTAGCTCCCACAACACATGCGGCATCGAGGCACCGGGCAGCACCAGATTGTTGACGCCAGCCGGGCGTGCCGGATCGACATAGAAGGTCATCAGGTAGCTGTAGACCCAGCTCGGGCCACGTGCCCGCGAGTTCACCGAGAGGTCCGGCGGCTTGCGGCCGAACCAGCCGGTGGCGTCGGCCGGCATCGCCGAGGTGATGGTGTCCCCCGGCTTGTCAGAGGTGAACATCAGGTTGGCCTTGAGGATGTCCTCGGGAATGCCGAGATCTTCACCGATACGGCTGTAACGCATGAGGTCCATCGAATGGCATGCGGAACAGTAGGCCATGTAGTTGCGGGCGCCGCGCTGCACCGACGGCAGGTTGCCGACGTCCGGCTCGAAGCTGTAGGGAAGGTGCCCGCCGCCAGCCGCGAAGGCCGCGCCGGAGAGCAGGAAGGCGGACAGCGTGAAAAGAATCCGTTTCATCGGTTACCCCGTCACCCGTTCCGGTTCTGGCTTGGTCTTTTCCATCGCCGTGTAGAACGGCATGAGGAGGAAGAAGGCGAAATAAATGATGGTGCCCACGCGCGAGATCAGCGTGCCGAGCTCGGTCGGTGGCTGCAGCCCGTAGTAGGTAAGCAGGACGAAGGCGACGGTGAACAGGCCCAGTGCGATCTTCGACAGCATGCCCTTGTAGCGGATCGAGCGGACCTTGGAGCGGTCCAGCCAGGGCACCAGGAAGATGATGACCACCGCACCGCCCATGGTCAGCACGCCGCCGAGCTTGCTCGGCACCGCACGCAACATTGCGTAGAAGGCGCCGAAGTACCAGGCCGGGGTGATGTGTTCGGGGGTGACCAGCGGGTCGGCCGGGATGAAGTTGGGCTTCTCCAGGAAGTAGCCGCCACCATCGGGGGCGAAGAACACCACACCGAGGAAGAAGATCAGGAACACGCCGGCGCCGAAGATGTCCTTCACCGTGTAGTAAGGGTGGAAGGCGATGCCGTCGAGCGGCTTGCCATTGCCATCCTTCTTCTTCTTGATGTCGATGCCGTCGGGGTTGTTGGAACCCACTTCGTGCAGCGCCATCAGGTGCGCCACCACCAGACCGACCAGCACGAAGGGCAGGGCGATCACGTGCAGCGAGAACAGACGGTTGAGCGTGGCGTCGGAGGGGATGTAGTCCCCCTGGATCCAGACCACCAGGTCATTGCCGATCACCGGGATGGCGCCGAACAGCGAAATGATCACCTGCGCACCCCAGTAGCTCATCTGGCCCCAGGGGAGGACGTAGCCGGCGAAGGCTTCGGCCATCAGCACCAGGAAGATCAGCGAACCGAAAATCCAGATCAGCTCGCGTGGCTTCTGGTAGGAGCCGTAGAGCAGGCCACGGTACATGTGCAGGAACACCACCACGAAGAACGCCGAGGCGCCGGTGGAGTGCAGATAGCGGATGATGTTGCCGAAGGGCACATCGCGCATGATGTATTCGACCGACGCCCACGCCTCGGCGGCGGCCGGCTTGTAGTGCATGGTCAGGAAGATGCCGGTCAGCAGCTGGTTGACCAGTACCAGCATCGCCAGCGAGCCGAAGAAGTACCAGAAATTGAAGTTCTTCGGCGCGTAATATTCGCTGACGTGATCCTTCCAGATCTTGGTCAGCGGGAAGCGGTCGTCGATCCAGCCGAGGAAGCCGGTGGTCTTGTGGGGGTTGGGCACGATCGCCATTACGCGGCTCCTACGGGGTCTTCACCGATGACCACGGTGGTGTCGTTCTCGTAGCGGTGCGGGGGCACCACCAGGTTGAGCGGCGCCGGCACGCCCTTGTAGACGCGGCCGGACAGGTCGAACATCGACCCGTGGCAGGGGCAGAAAAAGCCGCCCTGCCAGTTGCTGTGGATCTCCGGTGCCGGGTGGTCCGGCCGGAACGTCGGTGAGCAGCCCAGATGCGTGCAGGAACCGACCATGACCAGCACATCCGGTTTGATGGCACGCGCTTCGTTCTGGGCATAGGCCGGCTGTTGCGGCTCGGCAGACTCGGGGTCGCGCAGCTCGTCGCTGACCTTGTCGAGGCTGGCGATCATTTCAGGGGTGCGACGCACCACCCAGACCGGTTTGCCACGCCAGGCCACGGTGAGACGTTGCCCCGGCTCCAGCTGGCTGATGTCCTGCACCACGGGTGCGCCCAGCGCCTTGGCGCGTTCACTGGGCTTTAGCGACGCCAGAAACGGCCATGCGGCTGCGGCAGCGCCTGCGCCGCCCACCACACCGGTGGTGAGCGTCAGGAAGCGGCGACGGCCGGCATCCACGCCTTGATTGCTCATCGACTGATAGACCTCGTGCAAAGTGTTTCGAGAAACCGCGCTGTCACGACCACGCCACGCCCGCCGGGGCGGTCAGGGGGTCGGTAGAACGGCGGGAGTATACCGGTCTGTGGCGGCGTTCGAAACGTGTCGACCCGGTCGGTACGGCACCCCGGGTCACTCAGACGTCGAGGCCGAGCTTCTTGATCCGGTAGCGCAGTGAACGGAATGACATCCCCAGCAGTTCTGCCGCACGGGTCTTGTTGAACCGGGCCTTTTCCAGTGCCTCGAGGATGGCCTGGCGTTCGACAGCGTCCATTTGCGAGTCCAGCGCAGGCGCGCCAGCAGGCGTCAGTGCTGCGGTCTCACGCAACTGGAGGTCGGTGGCGGTAATGCGGCGGCCGTCACAGAGGGTCAAGGCCCGCTCGAGGATGTTTTCCAGCTCCCGGACGTTGCCCGGGAACGGATACGCCACCAGCCGCGCCAGTGCGGCGTCATCCAGCGTTGGCGGCCGTGGCCAGCCGTTGGTCCGCGCCAGGCGTTCGAGAATGTGATGAGTCAGCAGCGGAATATCGCCGGACCGGTCGCGCAATGGCGGCGTCCGCACCTCGATGACATTGAGGCGGTAGTACAGGTCCTGGCGAAATCGGCCGTCGGCGACACACCCCTCAAGGGATTCGTGGGTGGCCGAGATCACCCGCACGTTCACCGGTTGCTCGCTGTCGCTGCCGACCGGGCGGATGGCACGTTCCTGCAGCGCCCGCAGCAGTTTGACCTGCATGTGCAACGGCAGGTCGGCCACCTCGTCAAGGAACAGCGTGCCGCCCTCGGCAGCCTGGAACAGGCCGGTCTTGTCCTTGATCGCACCGGTAAACGCACCCTTGAGATGGCCGAAGAATTCGCTCTCCATCAGCTCGCTGGGGATGGCCCCGCAGTTCACCGGTACGAAGGCGCCGACCGCCCGTGGGCTCTGGGCGTGGATCATGCGCGCCACCAGTTCCTTGCCCGTCCCCGACTCGCCGGCGATGTGAACCGGGGCCTGCGATCGCGCCAGACGGCCGACCAGCTGCCGCAGGTGATCGATCGACGGATGCTGGCCCAGCAATCCGGTGGGCTCCGTCCCGCGAGATTCCACGGCCGCCCCGCGCAAGTCCAGGGCGCTGCGCACCAGCTTGCGCAGGACTTGCAGATCCACAGGCTTGGAGACGAAATCAAAGGCGCCGGCCTTCAGGCTCTCCACCGCAGCCTGCGCGCTGCCATAGGCGGTGATCACCGCCACTGGCGTGTCTGCGCAGTGCTCGCCGATATGCCGGACCAGGTCAATGCCACTACCGTCGGGCAGCCGCATGTCGGTGATGCACAGGTCGAAGCTGTGGCAGGCCAGCCGATCGTGCGCCTCGGCGAGCGAGCCCGCGGCCTCGGTGGTGAGGCCCATCCGCGACAGGGTGATCTCCACCAGCTCACGGATATCGGCCTCGTCGTCGACAATCAGGACGGCAGCTTTCATGGCGGCGAGGAGAACATGATCCGGAAACAGGCGCCAGCAGCATCGGGTCGATAGAGCAGACGGGCATGGTTGAAGTCGCAAAGCTCGCGGGCCAGATAAAGCCCGAGGCCGGTGCCGCGGCTGGCAGTGGTGAAGAACGGCTCGAAGATGCGTTCCTGCAGCGCGACCGGGATGCCGGGGCCATCGTCGGCAATATCCAGCCAGACATTGGCCGGGTCGCGCCCGGCCTCCAGCCGGACCGCCGCAGGCGCTGATCCTGCGTGCTCGAAGCTGTTGTCCCACAGATTGTGCAGTACCTGCTGCAGGTGTTCGGGATCGAAGCGAATCTTCCAGGCCGGGTTCAGCGGCGCGATGTGGATCGGGCGTTCGGTCCGCGCCGGATGTTCCAGATAGTTCTGGCGAATTTGCCGCAACTGGTCGGCCAGCACCAGCGACTGGACCTGAGTGGCATCCCGGCGGCTGAGGCTGAGCACGTCCCGGACGATGCGGTCGATACGCGCGCCGTGGCGATGGATCATGTCAAGCAGCCGCTGCTGCTCGGCGGACAATTGGGGGTCTTCAGCCAGCAACTGCCCGGCATGGGTCATCGCCGCCAGTGGATTGCGGATCTCGTGGGCGATGCTGGCCGACAATCGACCCAGGGCGGCTAGCTTTAGCTGCCGCGCCTGCTCGCGCAGTTGTGCGGCCTCGTCCAGCAGGATCAGCGTGGGACTGCCGGCGGCCCAGCCGAGCCGTGAGAAGCGCGGAATCACCTCGGGGCCCCCGGGGCTGAGGCTCAGCGGGCGCGGGCTGACAGCACTGCCGAGCATCCAGCTTTCCAAGGTCTGTGCCAACGCGGGCGAAACATCCATCAGCGCGCGACCACTGGCATCGGCGGGGGTCAGCAGTCGGCGTGCAGCGGCGTTGATCATGCGAATTTCGCGCTGTCCGTTGATGACCACCACGCCGGTCTGCATCGACTCGATAATGCTTTCGTTGAGGCGCGACAGGCTGGCCATCTCGGTATCTGCGCGCTCCACCAGCGCCTCACTTTTGCGGGCGCGAGCGGCGACGGCGGCAGCGGCGACGGTGGTCGCGAACAGCATCAGACCGAGTACGCCGGTACTGGTCATGTCGGCCGGCGAAATACCGCGGCCGATGGGCCGCAGGAACTCCTCGGCGAACATGCCGAGGGTCGCGGCTGAGGCGCAGACCATGGCGAAGCGTGGGGTCAGGATCAGCGCTGCGGCGACGGTCGGGGTGATCAGCAGGATGCCGAGGCCGTTCTCGACGCCGCCGGTGCTGTACACCAGCGCCGCGATGCCACCGAGGTCGATGCCGAACTGCA is from Flagellatimonas centrodinii and encodes:
- a CDS encoding sensor histidine kinase; protein product: MTGIAVTRPGLPEDWRILRALTLYRLLLITLLLTLLESGATLQLFEQVDAQLFRRVNQAYAVASLALLIPLQLQAPRIHLQTLVQFGIDLGGIAALVYSTGGVENGLGILLITPTVAAALILTPRFAMVCASAATLGMFAEEFLRPIGRGISPADMTSTGVLGLMLFATTVAAAAVAARARKSEALVERADTEMASLSRLNESIIESMQTGVVVINGQREIRMINAAARRLLTPADASGRALMDVSPALAQTLESWMLGSAVSPRPLSLSPGGPEVIPRFSRLGWAAGSPTLILLDEAAQLREQARQLKLAALGRLSASIAHEIRNPLAAMTHAGQLLAEDPQLSAEQQRLLDMIHRHGARIDRIVRDVLSLSRRDATQVQSLVLADQLRQIRQNYLEHPARTERPIHIAPLNPAWKIRFDPEHLQQVLHNLWDNSFEHAGSAPAAVRLEAGRDPANVWLDIADDGPGIPVALQERIFEPFFTTASRGTGLGLYLARELCDFNHARLLYRPDAAGACFRIMFSSPP